Within the Echinicola sp. 20G genome, the region ATATAAAAGACAATCCTCTTCAGATTGGCAATGGTTTGAGTCTCTTTTGGCCTATGATAATGGAATCCTTCCACTAGCCTTGATGCAGTCTGCTGAAATATTGGAAGATGATGAGGTGCTGGGAATTGCCATGGAAACCATGGATTTTCTGACCTTGCATATCATGAAAGATGGTTTTTTATCAATTATTGGGAATAAAGAGTGGTATGTCAAAAATGGGCATCGATCAGTTTATGCCCAACAACCCATCGATGCCTTATCAATGGTGTTAATGTACTATCAAGCATTTCTGCTTACAAGGAAAAATGAATATCTACAAAAACTATTTACTTCATTTATGTGGTTTTTAGGAGAAAATGATCTTAGAATGAGCCTGTATGATTTTGAGACAAAAGGCTGCTGTGACGGTTTTGAAAGTTATGGAGTGAATAGAAACCAGGGAGCGGAGAGTTCCCTTGCCTATCTAATATCCCATTTGATTGTGCTGCAAGCCCATGAGGAATTTTATAAAATCGAAGAGTCAGAAATATCCAAAAACAAAACTAATCGTTTAAATAAAGAATTATATCATTGAAAATAGCCATACTCTCTTCTATTGCCTGGAGCACACCTCCTAAAAAATATGGGCCATGGGAACAAGTGGCTTCCAATATCTGTGAAGGACTTTTGGAGAAAGGTATGGATGTAACCCTTTTTGCAACTGCCGACTCCCTTACTAAAGGGAGATTAGAATCAGCATGTGTGTTTCCTTATGAAGAAGATAGGGCTGTGGATCCCAAAGTAGCAGAGTGTTTGCATATCAGTAACCTAATGGAGCAAGCCCATCAGTTTGATATCATTCATAATCATTTCGATTTTCTCCCGCTTACCTACTCTGCATTGGTTAAAACACCCATGATTACAACCATACATGGTTTTTCATCCCCTAAAATCATTCCTGTTTATAAGAAATATAACGCAAAGACTGCTTATGTATCCATTTCCGATGCTGATAGGTCAAAAGAACTGGATTATATTGCCACTGTTTATCACGGGATTGATCCCTTGATTTATAACTTTCAAGCGGTTAAAGAGGATTATCTCTTGTTTTTTGGTAGGATTCATCCGGAGAAAGGTACTCATGTGGCGATTGAAATAGCCAAAAGGTCAAACCATCGTTTGATTATAGCAGGTTTGATCCAAGATCAAGTCTATTTTAAAGAAAAGGTCAAGCCTTTTATCGACGATGATTTGGTAAGTTATTTGGGAAATCTTGAACCAGATAGAGGAAAAAAACTACTTGGAGGGAGTAAGGCTTTACTTCATCCTATCAATTTTGAGGAACCATTCGGATTAAGTGTGATAGAGGCAATGATGTGTGGGACGCCAGTTATTGCTTTTGATAGAGGGAGCATGCGAGAGCTTATTAAGGATGGGAAAACGGGTTATTTAGTGCAAAATGTGGGGGATGCCGTAGAAAAGGTTGGGCTCATAGGAAATATGTCCCCGGAGTTTTGCCGAGCACATGCGATAGAAAAATTCAGTATAAATGAAATGGTCGAAAATTATATTTTGGCCTATAGGAAAGTACTTCAAGGTACAAATAAAGCCTAATTTTTTTTAAGCGCTTCTAAGAGCTCATTCATAGATATGACAGCATAAGTTGAGGAATAATCGGATACGGCGTAGGGCAAAATTAAATTGTTATTGTGAATGATGGAACCACAAGAATAGACTACGTTCGGGACATAGCCATCTCTTTCCTTTTCCAGAGGTGTAAGCAGAGGCTCTTTTAGTCTTCCAATTTCTTTGGTAGGATCTTCCAGATCAAGAAGGGATGCCCCTATGCTATACCGTCTCATCGGTCCAACACCATGCGTTATTACTAACCAACCTTCATTTGTCCAGATTGGTGATCCACAATTCCCAATTTGGGTATATTCCCAAGGGAATTTAGGTTCCTGAATCTTGATAGGGTCATTCCATAGCGTGCTTTTGTCAGAAAACATAATGTAATTATTTACACCATCAATCCTTGCGAGCATCGCATATTGGCCATTTATTTTTTTTGGGAATAAAGCAAGGTTTTTGTTTTGTGCACCTTCCCCGTGAAGGGGCATTACCCTGAAAGTATAAAAATCTTCTGTTGAGAGTAGTTTTGGTAAGGTCGTGTGGCCATTATAGGCTGAATATGTAGCATACACCTTCTCTGTTCCATCGCTCTCAATAAAATTCACAAATCGCGCATCTTCAATCCCTTTGCTTTCTGAATTTGATATGGGAAAAAGTACCCTTTCTGTTAGATCTGAGTCCAACTGGAATTGGACATCATAAAATGAGTCTACCAACCAGGTTATCTCGTTCAAAGCCATTCTTCTTTCAAGGCTGATGGATTTGTCATTTAAAATTTTTGCAACTGCAGTGGTTAATGCATAATATTCGAAGTTTGCAGGAAGATCTTCCATGATAGATTTAGAATATTTCTTAGGAATATTCATTTCAGTAAGCTTTTTAATAAATCGCTTTTTATCATACAACCTTTTATGCGTTACTTCAGCCAAGTCGATTTGATCTCCTGATTTCATAACATGCAGGTCATTGTTTTTGTCGATGATTCCTCTTCGGAAGACAATGGAAGAAATATGTCCTTCTCCTGTAGCCCTAAAAGATAGTATCACTCTAACTTCGCCCTCCTCAAGGTACGATTGATCGAAATCCTTGATGATAGATGGGTTGAATATTGCGGCTGATTCAATAGAATATTCCATCGTACAATAAGAACCAATCAACATTTTTTGGGAATCAGTAAGGGTCTCATAATGGCCATTCATCTTACCGATCAAGTCCAGAATTTTTTCAAAATGCTTGAAGAATATCTTTGAAATATTTCGATGGCGACTTGCAAATTCCCGCAGTGTCTGTTCCAAAGTTAATTTGACCTGCTCTTCGTCCATTAAAAGCACCTTATCGATCATTTTTTCAGTCCGTTCTTGTCCATTCCAGAAAAATCTGGCTACGACTCTACTAGAATCTGGCGAAAATTTGAACTCTTTTCTTTTTGCTGTAACCTTCATTATTTCAGCGGGGTATGATGGGTGCCTTCTACTAAATATAGCCTTTATATTTATCATAAAGCATTTCTGCTGTGTATATTTAATATAATAAGGATAAAAAACTATTTCCTTTACTTTTGGTCAGCAAGGATTCTTTCAAATTGGCTTTTAAGCTATAAATTATTGGGTTTAAGTTTTTATAGTAGGTATTTGACATGTCATAAGTGTCCCCAAAAAAAGATTAAGCGTATTCTGAGGGAAAAAGGTATGATGATGAAATCTGGACCTTATTATTTGGAAACAGGGCAATATTATGGTTTGTTTTTATTCTCATCTTTCAAGCGAGTAAAAGTTGATTTTTGATTTTTTGTCACAATTTCAATCGAAAGAAGGGACAATAAAAAACCTAAAAGGTGAGAAATATACAAGAAAAGATATTTCAACTGTAACACTATACAGGTGGATTTTGATCATCTTTATCTTTGGAGCCAAGAAGAAGTTATTTCTTTTGAGCTTCTTGTGGAAGGATGAATTATGAAAGGATTTGTTGATAATTTGATTGGTGTAGGACTTGTTGTTGGGGCACTTACTGAATCTGATGGTAAAGAAAGCTATAAGATTTATTTGAATTTAGCATGTGCAGTCCTTGTGTGTCTTTGGGTTCTTAAAAGGATTAAATAAAAACTCATGGGGCATTTTGATATGCGAAAATCAGAAATATTAATTACCGTGGATTTGATCGATTATCTTCCAAATTCGATTCTTAGTAAAACCATTATTAAAAAGGCAACAGGAAACATCATTGTTCTTTCATTTGATTCGGGTGAGATACTGTCAGATAATAAATCTCCTTACGATAACTTCATTCAGGTGATTGAGGGAAAAGCGGAAGTCATCATTGATGGTAGTCATAAAATTATAAACTCAGGACAGTCTATTATTATTCCTGCTCATTTATCCAGTAGTATTAAAGCAAATATAAGGTTCAAAATGATCTCTACCATTATCAAAAGTGGATATGAAGAAGTAGAGTTAGGTCAGTAAATTAATATTAAAATGGAGTCCGAGGAGAAAATAAACAGAGCTATTATAAAGTTGATTTTAAATATTGACAGAAACTATCCGGAGCTTCTAAAGTACTTGGACGAAATGACTGTTGATATAGCTCCTGGTCCAGCGTCATTGGTATCGCAAAAAAATCTCAAGGCGTATTACAAGTCTTTGAAAAATCTATTAAAAGGATATTTGTCCAATAAAAGAAGATTGGGCAAAATATAATTTTATTAAAAGTTAAATCGATTGAAAGTATATGAAAATAGTAAGGAGTTGGAGAGAGCAGAAGATTTTGCTTAAAAGAATGTTTCCTTTTCTTAGCGATGATGATTTTATTATTGATAGAGAAGACAGGAATAGTATGCTTGATCGATTATCCAAAAAGCTAAAGAAATCCCGGGATGAATTGGAGTTGTTATTTGCAGAACTTCAGCGTTATTGACTACTGTATGTTCTATAGGATGAATAAGGTTGTCAGTTATATAAGGGGAAGCTGTAATAAGGATTCTTTGTAAATAGAATACATTATAAGTTATAAGCATAATAATCCCAAGTTAATCGTTTTACGCATCTCCGGTTTAGTGAAAGCTGTTGTTTATAGATAGGGGAGGACTATTTTTAGGTGAAACAAAAAACGCCAATCAATTAAACCCGGATTATGCATTAGCAATCGTAGTGAGGGCTGAAAATGCAAGAAAATCAGGCTGTTTGGAGACTGAGGCATCCGCCGCGGCGGATGGTGAAGTCGAAAACAGCAGCAAAGCGTCTGATTTTAAAGCATTTTCAGTCCGTAATAGATAACTAATGCGTATTTCGGGTTAAATTAGGATGGATTTTCAAATTTGGCGGATTTATGTTTTAAAGAATAAATAAACAATAGGATCCGGTATGGAAAAAATCAATTTTAATAGTGTTCTAACTGTAGCACAAGTAGATCCTATACTTTCTATATTGGTTTTGCTCTCCATTGGGATTATTGTTGTCAGTTTTATTTTTAAAATTTTGGGTCAACCTTATTTAACAGCCTATATTTTAGTAGGTGTGGTGTTTGGTCCCTATGGGATGCAACTTGTAACTGATGAATTACTCATTTCCAATTTGGGTTCTTTTGGGCTAGTCCTATTACTTTTCTTCATTGGAATGGAAATTTCCCTTCCAAAAATAATTGCCAATTGGCGCATACCTGTAATAGGTACTTTTTTTCAAGTAATTTTTAGCTTGGCCACTATATGGGGGATTGGAGCTATTTTTCAGTGGCAGCTAACTCAAATTATAGTTCTTGGCCTGGTTATTAGTTTAAGCAGTTCCGCCATAGTTATCAGTTATTTACAAGATAAGGGTTTGATTGCATCGCATTTAGGTCAAAACGTTATAGGAATCTTATTGGTGCAGGATATTTTAGTAGTGCCAATGTTAATATTGCTTAACTACCTATCTGGATCAATTCCTGTTGCTATTGATATTATCAAACAAATTACGGGAGGATTGCTAATCCTTGGAATATCTATATGGGTATTGAAAAAAAAGGAGGTGAGTCTACCATTTGGAGATTTGATTAGAAAAGATCATGAAATACAAGTGTTTATTGCTTTCGCATTTTGTTTTGGTTTTTCTATACTTACTGCTTTTTTTGGGATTTCTTCAGCATTAGGGGCTTTTGTGGCGGGTATCATCGTTTCGAAGGCCAAAGAAACAACATGGGTCCATACTAGCCTTCATGCGTTTAGAATCGTTTTTGTGGCATTGTTTTTTGTGTCAATAGGAATGCTGATTGACCTGGATTTCTTAATTTCCAACTCCGGCTTAATCTTCATTATGGTCTTATTGGCTTTTATGACTAATAATTTTATTAATGCCATAATTGTTCGTTTTTTGGGTGAATCTTGGAAAAACAGTTTGCTTACAGGGGCTATCTTGGCTCAGATTGGGGAGTTTAGCTTTATCCTGGGAGCAACAGGTTTTTACATTGGCCTTATTTCGGAACACACCTATCAATTAGTGATTTCAACTATTTCAGCCTCGCTTATTATAAGTCCTGTTTGGATTTTTTTGATAAGGAAAATCATTGGTCTACGATATGGTAAAAGCAAAAGTCATTAAGCGAATAGACAAAATTACAAAGATATCTGTAATATTTTTTCAATTAGGTGTAAGTTATATACGAGGAATATATATGATCTTTTGGAAGTATATGCTAATAATAATTATAGCCAAACTGGACTTGAATTTTATTGAGATAAATCAATGAGATTATTGGGCCACTAATAAAGTTAAAAGTCACTATTCTACCCTCATTAGGATAGATTTCTCAAAAATATAGGATAGAAAATGGGACTTTATCTTAGTTAATTCAAATCAAATAACCATACTTATTGTAAAAATTGGATATGAAAAAAGATTAGCCAAATACCTATATAAATGGAGAAGAAAATAAAGATTGTTCATAAAACGGAATATAATTTCGATGAAGAGGTATTCATAGAACCGCATTACCTAAGGTTTAAACCTCGTAATACTCCTTTTAATATTGTTGAGAGTAACCAGTTTACTGTTTTTCCAAAACCTACTGGTTTATCTGAGCAATGGGATCCAGAAAACAATCAGATTTACTTTTGCTGGTTTGATGGCAAGCACCATTTACTAAATATTCTGTGGGAATCTATTGTGAGACTGGAGGAATATAATCCCTTCAATTATATCATTTTTCCAACAGGGTATTATAACCTACCAATTAATTATTCATTAGAGTTAAAAGATTTACTTTTTGCCTCTTTAGTGGTTGATCATATTAACAGTCCATTAATTGAATATGGAAATCAAATTTTGGAGAAATCAGTATTTAAAACACTCCATTTCATTTCCGAATTGACCAAGAAAATTCATTCAGATTTTAATTTAGTATCTCGAATGGAAGGAGAGCCTTACGCTGCAGACAAGACTTTCAACCTTAAAAAAGGCTCCTGTAGAGACTTATCGTGGATGGAAATCCAATTGCTAAGGCATTCTGGAATTGCGGCGAGATTTGTAAGCGGGTATTATTTTATTGAGTCAGAAAACTTAGAACATGAACTACATGCTTGGGTGGAAGTGTTTCTTCCTGGAGCGGGTTGGGTTGGGTTTGATCCTAGTCACGGAACAGCGGTTGGAAGCTCCCATATACCAATTTGTTCAAGTGCACATTATAGGAATACCATGCCGGTAATTGGATCATTTCGAGGAAATGCCCAAGCATCATTGGAAACTAAATTGATTATAGAGAAAATGAATTAATCTTGGGACTCATGCATATTGAATGCGAAAAGAGGTATCTAATTCAAAAATCTTAGAAATAATTCCAGGGTTAAATTAACCTAGTAATACAGTTCACTTTTTAATAGATTCAGATTTTCCAATCCATCAAAATTGATCTCATGTCTCTTGCCAAGAGATAAATAAGAAAAATTGATTTCATTAAAAAAAATATCCATATAGTACCATATGTGTGATATTTACAAGCTCTATCTATCATTATGTAAGGCATTATAAGTAAATAAGCTTCAATTTTACAAATGAAATATATTAAATGCAGAATTGTATAAGATGCTAATTGAGGTGAAAGCATCATAAATTATGTCTAATGAAAAGTTTAAAATTTACAAATGGCAATAAATCTGGATTCGCCAAAACATTAAGAACTAGAGTGAATGACTATTTTAAAAACAGTGGGACTAGCCAATATGGAAATAAAAATATGGTAGTAAAAACTATTTTTATGCTATCCATCTTCTTTATTCCCCTAGTTTTTATTGGTTCTGGAATAATACAGCACACTATTCCGCTTTTTGCTTTATATATTGTTAGCGGTTTTGGCATGGCAGGAGTAGGAATGGGGATAATGCATGACGCTATTCATGGTTCATATTCTAAGAATCATATTATCAATAGGTATTTGGGCTATACTATGAATTTAATAGGGGCAAATTCAGTCGTTTGGAAAATCCAACATAATGTCCTTCATCATACTTACACAAACATAGAAAAAGGAGACGATGATATTAACGTGCCATTTTTCTTACGATTTTCGCCTAATGCCAAGAGATATTGGATACACCGTTTTCAGTACCTATATATTTGGCTGTTTTATGGACTTTCCACTATTTCATGGATTACAATGAAAGATTTTGTCAGAGCTTTTCGATATAAAAAGATGGGTTTTTTTAACAAATCACGTAGTTTTGGAGAAGAGCTTTTTAAAATTGCAGGTTGGAAAATCCTTTATTATTCTTATGCCCTTATCTTGCCATTAATAATGGTGCAACTACCTGCATATGTTGTTGTTTTGGCTTTTT harbors:
- a CDS encoding cation:proton antiporter yields the protein MEKINFNSVLTVAQVDPILSILVLLSIGIIVVSFIFKILGQPYLTAYILVGVVFGPYGMQLVTDELLISNLGSFGLVLLLFFIGMEISLPKIIANWRIPVIGTFFQVIFSLATIWGIGAIFQWQLTQIIVLGLVISLSSSAIVISYLQDKGLIASHLGQNVIGILLVQDILVVPMLILLNYLSGSIPVAIDIIKQITGGLLILGISIWVLKKKEVSLPFGDLIRKDHEIQVFIAFAFCFGFSILTAFFGISSALGAFVAGIIVSKAKETTWVHTSLHAFRIVFVALFFVSIGMLIDLDFLISNSGLIFIMVLLAFMTNNFINAIIVRFLGESWKNSLLTGAILAQIGEFSFILGATGFYIGLISEHTYQLVISTISASLIISPVWIFLIRKIIGLRYGKSKSH
- a CDS encoding cupin domain-containing protein, giving the protein MGHFDMRKSEILITVDLIDYLPNSILSKTIIKKATGNIIVLSFDSGEILSDNKSPYDNFIQVIEGKAEVIIDGSHKIINSGQSIIIPAHLSSSIKANIRFKMISTIIKSGYEEVELGQ
- a CDS encoding glycosyltransferase family 4 protein; amino-acid sequence: MKIAILSSIAWSTPPKKYGPWEQVASNICEGLLEKGMDVTLFATADSLTKGRLESACVFPYEEDRAVDPKVAECLHISNLMEQAHQFDIIHNHFDFLPLTYSALVKTPMITTIHGFSSPKIIPVYKKYNAKTAYVSISDADRSKELDYIATVYHGIDPLIYNFQAVKEDYLLFFGRIHPEKGTHVAIEIAKRSNHRLIIAGLIQDQVYFKEKVKPFIDDDLVSYLGNLEPDRGKKLLGGSKALLHPINFEEPFGLSVIEAMMCGTPVIAFDRGSMRELIKDGKTGYLVQNVGDAVEKVGLIGNMSPEFCRAHAIEKFSINEMVENYILAYRKVLQGTNKA
- a CDS encoding glycoside hydrolase family 130 protein, with product MKVTAKRKEFKFSPDSSRVVARFFWNGQERTEKMIDKVLLMDEEQVKLTLEQTLREFASRHRNISKIFFKHFEKILDLIGKMNGHYETLTDSQKMLIGSYCTMEYSIESAAIFNPSIIKDFDQSYLEEGEVRVILSFRATGEGHISSIVFRRGIIDKNNDLHVMKSGDQIDLAEVTHKRLYDKKRFIKKLTEMNIPKKYSKSIMEDLPANFEYYALTTAVAKILNDKSISLERRMALNEITWLVDSFYDVQFQLDSDLTERVLFPISNSESKGIEDARFVNFIESDGTEKVYATYSAYNGHTTLPKLLSTEDFYTFRVMPLHGEGAQNKNLALFPKKINGQYAMLARIDGVNNYIMFSDKSTLWNDPIKIQEPKFPWEYTQIGNCGSPIWTNEGWLVITHGVGPMRRYSIGASLLDLEDPTKEIGRLKEPLLTPLEKERDGYVPNVVYSCGSIIHNNNLILPYAVSDYSSTYAVISMNELLEALKKN
- a CDS encoding acyl-CoA desaturase, with translation MKSLKFTNGNKSGFAKTLRTRVNDYFKNSGTSQYGNKNMVVKTIFMLSIFFIPLVFIGSGIIQHTIPLFALYIVSGFGMAGVGMGIMHDAIHGSYSKNHIINRYLGYTMNLIGANSVVWKIQHNVLHHTYTNIEKGDDDINVPFFLRFSPNAKRYWIHRFQYLYIWLFYGLSTISWITMKDFVRAFRYKKMGFFNKSRSFGEELFKIAGWKILYYSYALILPLIMVQLPAYVVVLAFLSMHFVTGICISLVFQTAHIVPDTKFIQADESGEIHNEWTLHQLATTSNYAPKSKFFSWLIGGLNFQVEHHLFPNICHVHYRKLSKIVSQTAKEFGYPYLMKRSFLAALLDHIKMLRRLGRA
- a CDS encoding transglutaminase family protein, with translation MEKKIKIVHKTEYNFDEEVFIEPHYLRFKPRNTPFNIVESNQFTVFPKPTGLSEQWDPENNQIYFCWFDGKHHLLNILWESIVRLEEYNPFNYIIFPTGYYNLPINYSLELKDLLFASLVVDHINSPLIEYGNQILEKSVFKTLHFISELTKKIHSDFNLVSRMEGEPYAADKTFNLKKGSCRDLSWMEIQLLRHSGIAARFVSGYYFIESENLEHELHAWVEVFLPGAGWVGFDPSHGTAVGSSHIPICSSAHYRNTMPVIGSFRGNAQASLETKLIIEKMN